The following proteins are co-located in the Melanotaenia boesemani isolate fMelBoe1 chromosome 5, fMelBoe1.pri, whole genome shotgun sequence genome:
- the LOC121639848 gene encoding kelch repeat-containing protein isoform X1: protein MEEFGVYAVFGVNGPPQRLLSAEGSCRVSVAVPSNIHQVVLFSSGPWGERICVNAELNDARIPITIGKLTPYNKCLSWEQWEEETWTDSVTLNVSLEGGNMSKSEPELILAVKEYTPKDTVAPLAAREHNSKRKRRRAAEEDNDDKNGGKMEEEENTCPNGSKENTSPVRKVQGQTKISQKLFASRADVSKTKAAANGETQGIVGRTPPQSAARMKSRQAKTPTQTAPLVSPSGRWGQTLCPIDTQTAILIGGQGARMQFCKDPMWKLCTEDMSWVAAETLAEGPTPEARIGHTAIYDPDSKRIFVFGGSKNKKWFNDVHILDTQSWRWSMVEAQGKVPPLAYHSCSMFRGELFVLGGVFPRPNPEPDGCSDSLYIFDPQLSIWYQPIVTGNKPSPRSGHSACVMQERYIYVFGGWDTPVCYNDMYMLDLGLMEFSTVKTTGKSPSPRSWHGSAAISDTKFLIHGGYNGNNALSDAFIFDIDTSSWTEVKLPQLSVPRAGHSVISMETTGYFSEEEKDGDSMRGTLMIFGGGDNEGNFYSDLVTVAVEELLDAL, encoded by the exons ATGGAAGAATTTGGAGTTTATGCTGTTTTCGGAGTTAATGGTCCGCCGCAAAGACTGCTGAG tgCTGAGGGGTCGTGCAGGGTGTCTGTTGCTGTTCCCTCAAACATCCACCAGGTGGTGCTGTTCAGTAGCGGACCGTGGGGCGAGAGGATCTGCGTCAACGCGGAGCTCAATGATGCCCGCATCCCCATAACCATTGGAAAACTTACTCCTTATAATAA GTGTCTGTCATGGGAACAGTGGGAAGAGGAGACATGGACAGACAGCGTCACACTGAATGTTTCTCTGGAGGGAGGAAACATG TCAAAATCAGAGCCTGAGCTCATCTTGGCTGTGAAGGAATACACCCCAAAG GACACGGTGGCTCCACTCGCAGCTCGAGAGCACAACAGCAAGAGGAAGAGAAGACgagcagcagaagaagacaaTGATGACAAAAACGGgggaaagatggaagaagaagagaacacATGTCCGAATGGTAGTAAGGAAAACACCTCACCAGTGCGAAAAGTTCAAGGTCAAACTAAAATCAGCCAGAAGCTGTTTGCTAGCAGAGCAGATGTCTCCAAGACAAAGGCAGCAg CTAATGGAGAGACGCAGGGGATTGTGGGAAGAACGCCTCCTCAGAGCGCAGCCAGGATGAAGAGTAGGCAGGCCAAGACTCCCACACAGACTG CTCCACTGGTCAGCCCCTCAGGACGCTGGGGTCAGACCTTATGCCCCATTGACACCCAGACGGCCATCCTGATTGGAGGACAGGGAGCCAGGATGCAGTTCTGCAAGGATCCCATGTGGAAGCTCTGTACAG AGGACATGTCTTGGGTGGCAGCGGAGACTCTTGCAGAGGGTCCGACCCCTGAGGCCAGGATCGGCCACACAGCTATCTACGACCCCGACTCAAAGCGGATCTTTGTGTTTGGAGGATCCAAAAACAAGAAGTGGTTCAACGATGTCCACATACTGGACACACAGAGCTGGAGGTGGAGCATGGTGGAG GCTCAGGGTAAGGTCCCCCCCCTGGCCTACCACAGCTGCAGTATGTTTCGGGGCGAACTGTTCGTGTTGGGAGGAGTTTTTCCTCGCCCCAACCCAGAGCCCGACGGCTGTAGCGACTCGCTTTACATCTTTGATCCTCAGCTCTCCATCTGGTACCAGCCCATCGTCACAGGAAACAAACCCTCCCCCCGCTCAGG TCACTCCGCCTGTGTGATGCAGGAGAGGTATATCTATGTGTTTGGTGGGTGGGACACTCCCGTCTGCTATAATGACATGTACATGTTGGACCTcg gtCTGATGGAGTTTTCCACTGTCAAAACAACTGGGAAATCTCCATCTCCTCGAAG CTGGCATGGCAGTGCTGCCATCTCAGACACCAAGTTCCTGATCCATGGTGGTTACAACGGAAACAACGCCCTCAGTGACGCCTTCATCTTTGATATAG ACACCAGCAGCTGGACAGAGGTGAAGCTTCCCCAGCTCTCTGTCCCCCGGGCGGGGCACTCCGTCATCAGCATGGAAACAACTGGTTACTTctcagaggaggaaaaagatgGTGACTCCATGAGAGGAACTCTGATGATATTCGGAGGAGGAGACAATGAGGGAAACTTCTACTCCGACCTGGTGACCGTTGCCGTGGAGGAACTGCTCGATGCTCTTTAA
- the LOC121639848 gene encoding kelch repeat-containing protein isoform X2, producing the protein MEEFGVYAVFGVNGPPQRLLSAEGSCRVSVAVPSNIHQVVLFSSGPWGERICVNAELNDARIPITIGKLTPYNKCLSWEQWEEETWTDSVTLNVSLEGGNMSKSEPELILAVKEYTPKDTVAPLAAREHNSKRKRRRAAEEDNDDKNGGKMEEEENTCPNGSKENTSPVRKVQGQTKISQKLFASRADVSKTKAAAPLVSPSGRWGQTLCPIDTQTAILIGGQGARMQFCKDPMWKLCTEDMSWVAAETLAEGPTPEARIGHTAIYDPDSKRIFVFGGSKNKKWFNDVHILDTQSWRWSMVEAQGKVPPLAYHSCSMFRGELFVLGGVFPRPNPEPDGCSDSLYIFDPQLSIWYQPIVTGNKPSPRSGHSACVMQERYIYVFGGWDTPVCYNDMYMLDLGLMEFSTVKTTGKSPSPRSWHGSAAISDTKFLIHGGYNGNNALSDAFIFDIDTSSWTEVKLPQLSVPRAGHSVISMETTGYFSEEEKDGDSMRGTLMIFGGGDNEGNFYSDLVTVAVEELLDAL; encoded by the exons ATGGAAGAATTTGGAGTTTATGCTGTTTTCGGAGTTAATGGTCCGCCGCAAAGACTGCTGAG tgCTGAGGGGTCGTGCAGGGTGTCTGTTGCTGTTCCCTCAAACATCCACCAGGTGGTGCTGTTCAGTAGCGGACCGTGGGGCGAGAGGATCTGCGTCAACGCGGAGCTCAATGATGCCCGCATCCCCATAACCATTGGAAAACTTACTCCTTATAATAA GTGTCTGTCATGGGAACAGTGGGAAGAGGAGACATGGACAGACAGCGTCACACTGAATGTTTCTCTGGAGGGAGGAAACATG TCAAAATCAGAGCCTGAGCTCATCTTGGCTGTGAAGGAATACACCCCAAAG GACACGGTGGCTCCACTCGCAGCTCGAGAGCACAACAGCAAGAGGAAGAGAAGACgagcagcagaagaagacaaTGATGACAAAAACGGgggaaagatggaagaagaagagaacacATGTCCGAATGGTAGTAAGGAAAACACCTCACCAGTGCGAAAAGTTCAAGGTCAAACTAAAATCAGCCAGAAGCTGTTTGCTAGCAGAGCAGATGTCTCCAAGACAAAGGCAGCAg CTCCACTGGTCAGCCCCTCAGGACGCTGGGGTCAGACCTTATGCCCCATTGACACCCAGACGGCCATCCTGATTGGAGGACAGGGAGCCAGGATGCAGTTCTGCAAGGATCCCATGTGGAAGCTCTGTACAG AGGACATGTCTTGGGTGGCAGCGGAGACTCTTGCAGAGGGTCCGACCCCTGAGGCCAGGATCGGCCACACAGCTATCTACGACCCCGACTCAAAGCGGATCTTTGTGTTTGGAGGATCCAAAAACAAGAAGTGGTTCAACGATGTCCACATACTGGACACACAGAGCTGGAGGTGGAGCATGGTGGAG GCTCAGGGTAAGGTCCCCCCCCTGGCCTACCACAGCTGCAGTATGTTTCGGGGCGAACTGTTCGTGTTGGGAGGAGTTTTTCCTCGCCCCAACCCAGAGCCCGACGGCTGTAGCGACTCGCTTTACATCTTTGATCCTCAGCTCTCCATCTGGTACCAGCCCATCGTCACAGGAAACAAACCCTCCCCCCGCTCAGG TCACTCCGCCTGTGTGATGCAGGAGAGGTATATCTATGTGTTTGGTGGGTGGGACACTCCCGTCTGCTATAATGACATGTACATGTTGGACCTcg gtCTGATGGAGTTTTCCACTGTCAAAACAACTGGGAAATCTCCATCTCCTCGAAG CTGGCATGGCAGTGCTGCCATCTCAGACACCAAGTTCCTGATCCATGGTGGTTACAACGGAAACAACGCCCTCAGTGACGCCTTCATCTTTGATATAG ACACCAGCAGCTGGACAGAGGTGAAGCTTCCCCAGCTCTCTGTCCCCCGGGCGGGGCACTCCGTCATCAGCATGGAAACAACTGGTTACTTctcagaggaggaaaaagatgGTGACTCCATGAGAGGAACTCTGATGATATTCGGAGGAGGAGACAATGAGGGAAACTTCTACTCCGACCTGGTGACCGTTGCCGTGGAGGAACTGCTCGATGCTCTTTAA